In Rutidosis leptorrhynchoides isolate AG116_Rl617_1_P2 chromosome 2, CSIRO_AGI_Rlap_v1, whole genome shotgun sequence, one genomic interval encodes:
- the LOC139890562 gene encoding probable hexosyltransferase MUCI70, whose translation MLPERRGVVAGSDLSKVSDHNIEYGLRSVRRSRRSGRRRLLFWLFSFAALFSICIATFGFKMFFHVVEEPQRNSLPTNAKNVSVESEAEAVEAEAAEQTKKKPRRPRFNPCKVELRDPDGTLVEPTAFSNFVNFSLHYVERENIPLSENSVTPRFGGHQSLEEREQSFRAVDQTIHCGFVQGFEGSQSTGFDLVKEDKAYMNTCTVVVSSCIFGSSDFLRRPTSKMISEYSKKNVCFVMFVDKETLVKLSTEGSVPDFRGFIGLWRIVVVRNLPYDDMRKTGKVPKFLSHRLFPSARYSIWLDSKLRLHTDPMLIIEYFIWRKKSEYAISNHYTRHCVWDEVRQNKRLNKYNHTAIDQQFMFYQSDGLQKFDPSDPNRPLPSYVPEGSFIVRAHTPMSNLFSCLWFNEVDRFTSRDQLSFGYTFLKLKRTNPDKPLVLHMFKDCERRAITKLFHHRNSD comes from the exons ATGTTACCGGAGAGGAGGGGAGTTGTGGCTGGTTCAGATCTGAGTAAAGTTTCCGATCATAATATCGAGTATGGATTACGGTCTGTTCGTCGAAGCAGGAGGTCAGGACGAAGGAGATTGCTGTTTTGGTTGTTCTCATTTGCTGCATTGTTCTCAATATGTATTGCCACTTTCGGATTTAAGATGTTCTTCCATG TGGTAGAAGAGCCTCAACGTAATTCTTTACCGACAAATGCAAAAAATGTATCAGTAGAATCAGAGGCTGAGGCTGTAGAAGCAGAGGCTGCTGAGCAAACAAAAAAGAAGCCTCGTAGACCAC GTTTTAACCCTTGCAAAGTAGAATTAAGGGACCCGGATGGTACACTTGTGGAGCCCACAGCTTTTTCAAATTTTGTTAACTTTTCACTTCACTATGTTGAGAGGGAAAACATACCTTTAAGTGAAAATTCAGTTACTCCCAGATTTGGAGGTCATCAGTCACTCGAAGAAAGAGAACAATCCTTTCGTGCAGTTGATCAAACAATTCACTGTGGATTTGTACAAGGATTTGAAGGGTCTCAAAGCACCGGGTTTGACCTGGTCAAAGAAGACAAAGCGTACATGAATACTTGTACTGTCGTTGTTTCATCCTGTATTTTTGGAAGCTCGGACTTTTTGCGCAGGCCAACTAGCAAAATG ATCAGTGAATACTCAAAGAAGAATGTTTGTTTCGTTATGTTTGTTGACAAGGAGACCCTCGTAAAACTATCAACTGAAGGAAGTGTTCCCGATTTCAGAGGGTTTATTGGGTTGTGGAGAATAGTTGTCGTACGCAACTTACCCTACGACGACATGCGAAAAACGGGAAAAGTCCCAAAATTCTTGTCACACCGTCTCTTCCCATCAGCTAG GTATTCTATTTGGCTTGATAGCAAGTTGAGGCTACATACAGACCCGATGCTGATAATTGAATATTTTATATGGCGAAAAAAATCAGAATACGCGATTTCCAATCATTATACTCGTCACTGTGTTTGGGACGAAGTACGACAAAATAAACGTTTAAATAAGTACAATCACACAGCAATCGATCAACAGTTTATGTTTTACCAATCTGACGGTCTACAAAAGTTTGATCCTTCAGATCCTAATAGGCCACTTCCAAGTT ATGTACCTGAAGGTTCTTTTATTGTTAGAGCACATACGCCAATGTCAAATTTATTTTCGTGTTTGTGGTTTAATGAAGTTGATCGGTTTACTTCACGCGATCAGTTAAGCTTTGGATATACTTTCTTGAAATTGAAGAGAACAAATCCAGATAAACCGTTGGTGCTACATATGTTTAAG GACTGTGAGCGCAGAGCAATCACAAAGCTCTTTCATCATAGAAATTCTGACTGA